Within Sardina pilchardus chromosome 21, fSarPil1.1, whole genome shotgun sequence, the genomic segment tgcaATTTATACTGTGTTTATATTTgatccccccccgccccctgctcCTAGCTGTTGTTGCCTGGGAGAGGCTGGTGTTGTGTTAGCTCGCCgctgttgtttctgtttgtgctaTTTTCTGTTGccgtgtttgcttgtgtttgtttgcctgcCTCGCCCGTGGCCACGCCGACAGAGCCCGGTCTCCAGCTGTACTTGAGTCAACTCGGGGGCTGGGAGCGGTGGCGGCGCACGGCTGCCAGatggctctcgctctctctctctctctttgcgcGCGTTCGCTCTCCCTTCTCCCCGAACGAACGCGACGCACACCCTTGGCAACAGGCCCCTCCACTCCatcccacctcacctcaccttacCTCACCTACCCGcccacccatgcacacacacacacacacacacaattccaccACCAGCACGAGCACACCGATCATCAAACACCGAAACACACAGATATCTGGCCAGTGGTGGATTCCACGGCAGCTGGCACTGCCACTCCTGCTGCCACCACGGGCACCACtgtcaccaccaccgccgccgccgccaccaccagggccagcagcagccacagcagcagcgtcACACGTTGGGGTGGCAGCTGCTAATCAATGGGGAGAGGAGACGTCTCGGGCAGACGGGCAGACGAGAGCCGCTCTCCCGCCGGCGGCGCCTTCACACTCTCCGCGTGACTGGACCTGACAGCAGGGGCACGGCTCTGATAGcattaaataaaaacacacaggtgGTCCAGCCCAATCATCTCCCCACAGCAGCCCCACATTTCCTCCACTcccaggcacacgcacacacacacacgcacatacacacacacacacacacacgcacacacacacgcacacacacacgcacacacacgcacgcacgcacacacgcacacacgcacgcacacgcacacacacacagacacacacactaacacacacagccctgatcCACGCCTGGTGGAGCTGCGTGGGCCTCCACATCTGCAGGCCTCCGAGCAGATGTGCTGTGAGCTCGTTTGCTCTCACGGTTGAGCTTTAGCTCCCTTTTCGGGTTCTCGGGGCTCGCAACGCGAAATGAAGTCGTAAATGTCGAACAAAAGAAAACTGTGCCTGGAAAACCACCTAGACGGAGAAATGTGGAGAAGCCAAAAAACTAAGAATAAATagatgaaataaatgaatatgtgAAAAACCCAAGCAGTTGGTTTGACCTCCTTCAGAGGCTGGTGCTTATGCTTATTATAAGATGAGAAGACTCGCgaaggagagcagggaaagaaGCGCTTAATAAAGTCGGAAACAATGGAGGCGCGTCCTTTGTGGTTTGCAGATGGTAGAACAGTCAGCTTAGCACTAATTTTCTTGGCATCGGAAAAAAAAGTGACTTCAAAGAGGTCATTTAAGCAAAATTGAGctttattacattttttttctttgttttagaaaaaaaaaatacatttctacACTACTATTTCAGCATACGGAGTGCCTTCTTCGGGCAGCTCCAGACCAACACAAAGGATAACAATAacaggagagaagaaaacagcAGGACTCGGGCAGAGGAATACAGCTGGTACACACTCTGACCCTTACCAGACCCTTGTGCTGGGGGTCAGGGGAGAAGAAACAACGCTGAGGCCCAGAAACCAAACCTTTGCCAGCGGGGCCAAGGTCCAAGGATTTGACTGTGCTTGTTGTGTAAGGCATTAAACgggatgggggtgggtgggtgggggggttaagGCAAGGCCAAAAATCGCCGATTGTCACTAACTTCCTTTTCGATTTCAATGCTGTAACATTTCATAATGCCGATTGTCCAGTGTTTGTGCCAATTTATCAGGAACGAGATTCTTTCTTTTcagagggattttttttttcttctggagAGTGAGAAGAGTTGTTGGGGCATTGGCCACTgatccccaccctctctctctctctgagcctgGCCTCTGGCTCCAGACCGAGGGCCATCCAGACTTCTCCCCTTTTCAGACAGCAGAGTCAATCACGGCCACCAATTCGGTACAAATTGAGTTCAGGATCAATATGGGTGCAGTGTGCTTTACAGCCctgtacccccccaccccaaacacacacacacacacacacacacacacacacacacacacatacacacacacagacacacacacacacacacacacacacacacacacacacacacacacacacacacacacagacacacagacacacacacacacacacacacacacacatacatacatagacacacacacacacacacacacacacacacacacacaaggcctggGATTTTTAAAGGCCTCAGCTTGCGAGTCCTCGGCTCCCATCCGACTCAATGTGGAAATGTCACATGGAGTGTGAGACGCCCACTGGGGAGGGAGTAAACATCATTCAAATATGGAGAAATGCTCCTATCCTCACCTCGGCCGTGCTCCACACACTCTTTAGAGAGGAATATGGTTTAGGTGAGCATGGGGTTGACTGTGAAACCAATAACATTTGGAGCCGGTGGGAGCTTTCACTGGCTTGCCAGTTTCGGGGGTAAATTTGCCTCAGATACGCCATCAGAGAGTTTAGAAGCACAATGAAAAAGGCATTTTGCCATATAAAAACAACACATCAGATGATATGTTCACAGTGGCTATTTACGGAGATGACAGAAGGCATGGGGGCATGGTTTTCACTTTCTGTTGTTTTAacataacaataaaaaacataaacattggAGTGCAGAGTATATGGAATGCTTCAAAAAGATAAACAGATACAGCttgagacaaacaaacatttcaattCCTGGTTCGTACATACTACTGAATATACGTTCCCtcgtatttgttttgtttttgcatatgtaggtaaataataataaaaaaagagccTTTTTATACAGAATTTAgaaattcacaaaataaataaatttgtGGCCTTAAAATTGAATCTCAAtcgtatattatatatatttatatatatatatatttctatatttccATTTCATATTAACAGGACTTTATTCTGGGGAAGCAAAAAAGGGTTTTTGCCTTAAAATCACCAGCTTCGGAGTTGTTCCCAAATTCatactctttttctgtctctgggTTGAAAGTCTGCAAGTATATATACACTATCTGTAATCTGTAATTGGGTTGCCGCGGGAGACAGTGAATGCCCATTTCCATAGAAACACAGTGTGTTAAGGCCACGAGGTCTCGGCAGAGAATCACACAGCACTGACGGCGTGATAACAGGGGAGGAACGGGGGGACTGCAAGTCACTGAGCGGTGAGTCACGTCCATCGTGCGAGAGGTGGCGTGCGTTCTGCCGAACGGCAGCACCTTGAAAGgaaagtctgagagagagaacagcatggcgacacaaaagacaacatccTCCCTCTTTGCTTTAGCTAAGGCACTGTTCAGTTTAGGCGTGTGAGGCATTTTTCGTTGGTTTTGGTTATTTCTTTCTTGcatttctttgttttatttcactCCCCTGATATCCGGCTGTTCGTTCACCATGGTGGAAGACCCACTGGCTAGTCGGCTCAGACTAACAACACAGTCTGTTCTACCTGCACGCCCTCGAAGTGTCCTTGACAAGGTCGTGTCTTGGTTTCGCCATCGCCAGAGTATATCATTTCCGACAGCTCAGTTTAGTTGCATCCCGTGACGTTCTTTGGTTGATGGGCGGTGGGGGGAAAGGAAGGGGCAAGAGATGACTTGACTTAAGCTTCTCACTGGCACATTTGGTCGGGTGGTCCCTGCTTCTGAAATGGCTGCGTTTCCTGACGGGGGAATGTTCATGCGGATGGGAGGAGGGGCATGCGAGtggcccctccccctccaaaTATCAAACAGacatctgcaaaaaaaaaagacgatcCCTTACAGTTCAAATTTAGGCACTAGTTTCACATCGTTTATGAGTAAACAAATGTCCTCGGCCGGCAAGGGGCCTAgattttttgttgctgttgttgtttcctTAAGAGCAATAAATTACAAATTTGCTGCTGCTACGGTTGACTGCGGACAAAAGaaactttaaaagaaaaaaaacaaaacaacggcAGTCAGGTTTTGGTTTTCTTTTGAATAGATATTTTTCTGGGGTGATTGTGTCCATACTCCATCTTAGACGCCTGCGGATGGAGGAGTGGTGAGGGCTGGGGGGGTCggttggggtttttttgggggggggtgcCTCTAGGTCTCGGACATCTCTGTTTTTATCTGGATGAAGTCGGAGGTGGGCAGACCGACGCTGACCGGGACCTCTACCATCTGCTCCTTGGGCTCGATGACCCCCTCCAGCTCCTCGACGGGGGTCAGGCCCTCGCTGGGGCTGCTGGCCAGAGGCACGCCCGAGGTGGCGTCCGAGTGTCCGTTCATGGCACTGGCCTCCAGACCGTCGCCGCTGGCGAAGCCGTCGTCCTGAGTGAAGATCACAGTCCTGTACGTGAGCTCGCCGTAGCCGTCGTCCATCTCCTCCTTGACGTAGATGCCGCCGCCGGCCCCCGGGTCGCAGTTGACCAGCGACTGCAGGTAGAAGGGGTCCAGGATCTCCTCCTTGACCGAGAGGCCCTGCAGCTCGCCGGGCTTGAACACCGTGGCGATGACCGTGCCCGGCTGCTGGGCCACCACCGGCTGACCGTTGGCGTTGAGCGTCACCAGGCGGGTCAGGCCGTTCAGTCCGGCGCTGGTCATCactccgccgcctcctcctccgacgGCCGAGCCCAGGCTGGTGACCAGCAGGCCCTCGTGGagtccgccgccgccgccgccgctagaCAGGTTACCCCCGGCGCCCGTGGCCAGCGAGGCGGTCTGGATGGTCAGCACGTCTTTGCCCCCGGGGCTGGTGGAGGGCACGGTGTGCAGGATGACCCGGGGCGGCGAGCCGTGGCCGCCCTCGCCGTTGGCCAGGACGGTGGTGAGGGGCACGGTCTGCAGAGTGACCGAGCCGCCCGCCTGGGAGCTGGACGTCAGCACCATGGGGACAGTGGCTGGCATGTTGATGGTTCTgtacagggagagacagagacagagagagagagagagagagagagagagacagagagagagagagagagagagagagagagaaagagagaaaaaagagatatggagagagagataaagaatgagagaaagaaagaaagagagaaaaaagagatatggagagagaaggagagagagagaacataaggGTTACAACAGAGCTAAGTAAATCTCTCTTGACTTTCAAAACAGCATCGACGGTCTTTCTGCACTACACAACACGTGAATCCACAACCATATGGACACTGTTCAGAGAACACATAATAAAAGGAAGTCTTCTCACAGCACGCATTTGTTGTTATCAATATTCACAAGTGGACGCACACCAGAGAATTAAATCATACAAGCGTCAAACACGGCATGCATACAAAGACCTTTGTTGTGGTTACATATGTATTCCCATATGTTTCTTCTGTAATGAGAAAGCTCTCATTACTGCATTAAAGCCATGTTACACGTTGTTAAATGTTGTCACCTATATATCATGCAAATCACACAACTGGGACTCataagaacatacacacacacacacacacacacacacacacactaacaatcaGATAATACCTCCACGAATACTAACACACCACAATAGAGTAAAACAAGTTGAAGATAACCATACACCATTACCATAAAGCTGTTCCACTTGCAATTAGCACACCAATGTGTAGGTCATATTTTTCATTGACATTAATACATTGGAACAATATGAACTTGACTTCTGCCCTCCAACATGCAGAATCCATTACTTGTGATGTACAGCAGGCACATTAGAGCGTCTGTGGTTGCACTAAACTCTGAGTGGCTCTCATTCAGACATCCCATTAGGTGACTTAATGATGTCTGGGCACAAGTTAACCCAGgataacacacatactcaaacaaacacacacacacacatacatacacacacacacacatacagtatactcaaacaaacacacacatacacacacacacacacgcacgcacgcacgcacgcacgcacgcacgcacgcacgcacgcacgcacgcacgcacgcacgcacgcacgcacgcacgcacgcacgcacgcacacacatacagtatactcaaacacacacacatacacacacacacacacacacacgcacgctcgcacacacacgcatgcgcacacatacatagaagcacacacaggcacacacatacaagcacacacacacacacacacacacacacacacacgtgctggcGTGCTGCCCAcctgacgcacgcacacacgcacacacatacatagaagcacacacacacacacacacacatacacacacacacacacgcacacgcacacgcatacgcacacacacacacacacacacacgcacacacatacaagcacacacacacacacacacacacactgctggcgCGCTGCTCACCTGACGGAGTGGGCCTGTGCGGGCACGGCGGCGCCCTGGTTGGGCTGGAGCACGTGGACCGTCTGCAGTAGCTGCTCCTGCTTGATCTCGCCCGCCTGGTACACCAGGCTCGGACTGGCCTCCCTCTTCACGCCCCTGGAGCCCACGTGCCCGCTCTTGCCCTGACCGCCCCGGGACGCTCCCCCGCGGCCCACGCCCCCGCGCCCGTTGGTGGCACGATGacccccgccgccgcctcctcctccgtaGCCTGAGCCGTGCTCCATGCCCGGGCCGTCGTCGTCGTCGATCACCACCAGGTCTGAGGGCATCTCTTTAAACTGGTAGACCAGGCGCTGACCCTCCACCTTCGCCAGGATCCCCCGCTGGTAGTAATAcctgagccagagagagagagagagagatagagagagagagagaaaggaagaaagaaagaaagaaggaaagacagaaagaaagaaagaaagaaagaaagaaagtgagggcAAAAACAAGCAAAAGAAAATCAAAATTTAAGTACGAGTGCTGACTGACATCTGTGGTATCCGGGTCATTTTCTCTGGACAGTAGGTGGCGACGGTGCCATTTTCACCGGCAGGCTCTTACCGGAGCGCCCGTCCCATGGTCTCGTAGTTCATGTCGGGCTTGTTCTTGTGCTTGCCCCAGAGCTTGGACACGGCCTTGGAGTCCACCAGCTTGAAGATGCCCTTCTCCCGCTGGGTCCACTTGATGTACTTGGGACAGGTGTTCTTGTCCTGCAGCAGGGCCAGCAGGAACTCCCACAGGTAGATGGTGTTACCTGGGATGGACAAGACCAAAGAGAAAAAGTGACCTTTTTAGGtttgtttgctgttgtttttgttgttgttgttgttgttgttgttgttgttgttgaagtttTCTGCAAGTTTGTGTATGCTGGAAAAGTTTTTGCAGTCCTCTGCCGATTCATAAAAAACGATTCTTCAGGTTTTGGTTAACGGGATGAAAATGCCATAGAAATGCAATTATAGTATTCTTCTTCATAACCTCCATAAATCAATTCTCAATTCTCCCGTGCACGCccgcgcgcatatgtgtgtgtgtgtgtgtatgcacaaacgtacgcgcatgtgtgtgtctgtttgtgtgtgtgtgtgtgtgtgtgtcttggaaaTTAATTAGGGAGCATCTGGCAGTAGATTACTCTTGTTTGTCGTCCGCTCTGGCCAGAAGAGGTTTAGAGCAGCAAACCCCACCAGCGGCAGCAGCCGTTAGAGCACGCGGCTCGGCTGGGCTCGGCTGGGCCCGGCCCGTCAGGTTGATGTATATGCGCGCGGACCAGACTGCTCTCGGAGCGGACCCGAGCGGCACCACAGCCAGTCTGGGCCGGTCTGGGACACCGGCACACCCTCCCCCGATCCCCGACCTAGACACGCGTGCGTCAGTGAGCCGTCGTcttgagagatagagggagagagagagagagaagcaaagtgagagagagaaagagagagagagagggagagagagggagagagagagagagagagagagagagagagagagagagagagagagaaagagagtcgaCGGCGTGCCCCCGGGTTCCGCGGTGGCGTTCTGCGTTCCGCGTCTCGCGGAGAGAGTGGTGCTCGACGAGAGCGGCTCATCAATTAAGCGGCGGCCGGGCTGACACCGGTGGAGCCGGCAGCCTGCGCtaggcgaggtgtgtgtgtgccgtgtgtgttaCACTGGGGCTGTGCAGCCCTTCAACTGGGAGTCTCCAGAGACAACAGTGataaggccagagagagagagagacagagagggagggagggagagagagagagagagagagagagagagagagagagagagagagagagagagagggagggagagagggagagagagtgaaagaggagagagagagggcgagacagaaaaaaagaaagagaaagaggagagagagagagggatagaggagtgTGAAAGATAGGAAGGTGGTGAGGATGGTGAGAAAGAGTGGACAAAtgggaggaagaaaaagagagaaagaaagagagagagagagaacaatagagagatggagtggtggaggagtgtgCCTTATTTGTCTCCTACCTTTGCCCTCCTTGCTCTTTTTCTTGAGGGGCAGCGAGGGATTGGTGATGGGGGAACATGGCCGCACTGCCCGCGGTTTCCGCACTGGGGAGAGAACGTcacggaacagagagagaaaaagagggagtgagaccGCGTTCCCTGACTCTCCTTCAAAAAGTAAACTTCAAAAACCCAGAACCTCTATAGACTCTGTGACGCGCCATACTTCACCCCCATGGCATCCCTATTAAGGCTGGATGCTCTAAAACTCCCCTTAATTAAGACTCTTGGCTCTGCTCTGTGCCGCCATGGGCAGAAATGGGGGCATGCGTGCGacgtgagagagaggggcggcactgccctctagtggcgcTGTGGCGCTACTGCGTGCTAACCTTTATTTTTCTTGGGTGGCTTGGAGGGGCTCTTGTGCATAACCTCGTCCATGGAGGACGTCTCCTCGTCCAGGGACACGTCCATGGAGGACAGCTGGTCGGGTCGTAAAGAGATGTAAGTGAGGTCCGACTCCAGCAAGGTGCCGTACGGGTGAACtggaaaaataaacacacacgctgGTGTTAGAAAAGAAATATGGGTCAAGCCCGGACCAAATAGCAGTCAGTAGCATGTCACTGCACCCAAAAAAGAGACCAAAAAAGAGACCATTTAAGGCATGTGAATGCAACACAGGGTCAGTGGTTACCATGGTGAACAAACATGTCAACATTCAACAAACAGGATCCTGTGGGGAATTGGTCATGGTCTCAACATCTTGCTGACGTTTGGTGCGGAATGAACCAGCACACATAAAGGGTTTCTTTGTTAAAACGTTACATTGCTGTGTTTGTTGCAGGGATGCAAATGCGAGGGCCAGAGTTAAAAATGTAAAGAGTAAGAGGTCGAGACACACTAACTTCTCGATTCCGAGTGGACAGTGGTCAGTGCGGAGCCCTGTGTAGTGGACTTACTCATGCGCTTCTCGTCCAGGATGTTGTTCGGGGACTCCATGTTGAGCAGGACCTCGGCGGCCTCCACGGTCTCCATGTTGTCCTCGGCACCGGACACGGTGGTTTCTGCCAGCAACCCAGACACAAGCTCTAGTGAGTGCCACAATTCAAATGAACGGGAATTAAGCTCGGAGCTGACAGTTGGAGAAGAGTTTTTGAGGTCGCGCCTCCATTCCATAGTCAAGGGGTAACAACATCTGTGGCGAATGCCGTGACTTCAGGCTCAGCGGTGAAGGACACATTGTCCAAGTGTGCACTCAGCCTGTCACCTTTGTCAGAGTCGATCACAGCCTCAAAACCACATACTTCACAATGAGGATATGAGGATATGTCTCATGTCTGTTATGTCTTCTATGGAAGTGCTTCATTGTACTTCCATAGAATAGATGACGGTAAACtaaattgaactgaactgaattgaactgaatgttATTAGCGCTTAGCTCGGTGAATTGCtgttctgagtgtgtgcgtgtgtgtgtgtgtgtgtgtgtgtgtgtgtgtgtgtgtgtgtgtgtgtgtgtgtgtgtgcgtgtgtgtgtgtggtggtgggttgGTTTCACTTCAACTGTCCTGAACTGTTCTGCTGCTCACCTGAgaggccagcgtgtgtgtgtgtgtgtgtgtgtgtgtgtgtgtgtgtgtgtgtgtgtgtgtgtgtgtgtgtgtgtgtgtgtgtgtgtgtgtgtgtgtgctcaccagagAGGCCAACGTCGCCGCCCATGATGGGCTCCTCCACCACGTCCAGGGTGGCGTCGGCCATGATGCCGTTGGTGACCTCGTCCGACTCCAGCCCTGAGTACACCTGCATGAGGTCAGCAGCGGGCACCTGCTCCACGATCACCGCGGGGAACACGGACGGGTCATCCAGCtgaggagagacggagagagagagagagagagagagagagagagagagagatttttatTATCCGTAtaactattgtattgaatgctttggcaatattgtaaaattgtacattcatgccaataaagctttttgaattgaactgaattgagagagagagagagaaagactacacacacacacacacacacacacacacacacacacacacacacacacacacacgcatgcacgcacacacacacacacaaacgcgcgcgcgcacacacacacacgtttgtttgttcatcTTGGATGCATTCATATTTGCCATGTGTATTCCAAACATTATATGTAAATGTCCTTATTTTCCTCTTATGTGtacattgagctttggcaataatgtttctgaaaccttcatgccaataaagctatattgaattgaattgaattgaattgagagaaagacaggga encodes:
- the elf1 gene encoding ETS-related transcription factor Elf-1 isoform X1, with amino-acid sequence MTTAVVPGDLVFEFASNGMDEISQLDDPSVFPAVIVEQVPAADLMQVYSGLESDEVTNGIMADATLDVVEEPIMGGDVGLSELVSGLLAETTVSGAEDNMETVEAAEVLLNMESPNNILDEKRMIHPYGTLLESDLTYISLRPDQLSSMDVSLDEETSSMDEVMHKSPSKPPKKNKVRKPRAVRPCSPITNPSLPLKKKSKEGKGNTIYLWEFLLALLQDKNTCPKYIKWTQREKGIFKLVDSKAVSKLWGKHKNKPDMNYETMGRALRYYYQRGILAKVEGQRLVYQFKEMPSDLVVIDDDDGPGMEHGSGYGGGGGGGGHRATNGRGGVGRGGASRGGQGKSGHVGSRGVKREASPSLVYQAGEIKQEQLLQTVHVLQPNQGAAVPAQAHSVRTINMPATVPMVLTSSSQAGGSVTLQTVPLTTVLANGEGGHGSPPRVILHTVPSTSPGGKDVLTIQTASLATGAGGNLSSGGGGGGLHEGLLVTSLGSAVGGGGGGVMTSAGLNGLTRLVTLNANGQPVVAQQPGTVIATVFKPGELQGLSVKEEILDPFYLQSLVNCDPGAGGGIYVKEEMDDGYGELTYRTVIFTQDDGFASGDGLEASAMNGHSDATSGVPLASSPSEGLTPVEELEGVIEPKEQMVEVPVSVGLPTSDFIQIKTEMSET
- the elf1 gene encoding ETS-related transcription factor Elf-1 isoform X2, yielding MTTAVVPGDLVFEFASNGMDEISQLDDPSVFPAVIVEQVPAADLMQVYSGLESDEVTNGIMADATLDVVEEPIMGGDVGLSETTVSGAEDNMETVEAAEVLLNMESPNNILDEKRMIHPYGTLLESDLTYISLRPDQLSSMDVSLDEETSSMDEVMHKSPSKPPKKNKVRKPRAVRPCSPITNPSLPLKKKSKEGKGNTIYLWEFLLALLQDKNTCPKYIKWTQREKGIFKLVDSKAVSKLWGKHKNKPDMNYETMGRALRYYYQRGILAKVEGQRLVYQFKEMPSDLVVIDDDDGPGMEHGSGYGGGGGGGGHRATNGRGGVGRGGASRGGQGKSGHVGSRGVKREASPSLVYQAGEIKQEQLLQTVHVLQPNQGAAVPAQAHSVRTINMPATVPMVLTSSSQAGGSVTLQTVPLTTVLANGEGGHGSPPRVILHTVPSTSPGGKDVLTIQTASLATGAGGNLSSGGGGGGLHEGLLVTSLGSAVGGGGGGVMTSAGLNGLTRLVTLNANGQPVVAQQPGTVIATVFKPGELQGLSVKEEILDPFYLQSLVNCDPGAGGGIYVKEEMDDGYGELTYRTVIFTQDDGFASGDGLEASAMNGHSDATSGVPLASSPSEGLTPVEELEGVIEPKEQMVEVPVSVGLPTSDFIQIKTEMSET